One stretch of Tepidibacter hydrothermalis DNA includes these proteins:
- a CDS encoding response regulator transcription factor, with amino-acid sequence MNTNILVVDDEEHIVELLKFNLQTKGYNIETSYDGLDAFIKIRDLKPDLILLDRMLPNMDGLEVLKKVREDSSTKNIPVIMLTAKTMEKDKIEGLEVGADDYISKPFSIEEVLARVKAVLRRYNSNKPEKKIFIELGNIKIDLQNYEVFKDSKKIDLTLKEFELLKLLVQNKGKVLSRNFLLDKIWGYEYFGETRTVDVHIRHLRKKIEDDEKYIETIRGVGYKINLKEGD; translated from the coding sequence ATGAACACAAATATACTAGTTGTTGATGATGAGGAGCATATAGTTGAACTTTTAAAATTTAATCTTCAGACAAAAGGATACAATATAGAAACTTCATATGACGGCCTTGATGCTTTTATAAAAATAAGAGATTTAAAGCCTGATTTAATATTACTAGATAGAATGCTTCCGAATATGGATGGGCTTGAGGTTTTAAAGAAAGTAAGAGAAGATAGCAGTACAAAGAATATACCTGTAATAATGCTTACAGCAAAGACTATGGAAAAAGATAAGATAGAGGGGCTTGAAGTGGGAGCAGATGATTATATAAGTAAACCTTTTAGTATAGAAGAAGTGTTGGCTAGGGTTAAGGCTGTTCTTAGAAGATATAATTCAAACAAGCCTGAAAAAAAGATATTTATAGAGTTAGGCAATATAAAAATAGATCTACAAAATTATGAAGTATTCAAAGATTCTAAAAAGATAGACTTGACCTTAAAAGAGTTTGAGTTGTTAAAACTTTTAGTTCAAAATAAAGGAAAAGTATTATCTAGGAATTTTTTGTTGGACAAAATATGGGGATATGAATATTTTGGAGAAACTAGGACTGTAGATGTTCATATAAGGCATTTAAGAAAGAAAATAGAAGACGATGAAAAATATATAGAAACTATAAGGGGCGTAGGATATAAGATAAATCTAAAAGAAGGTGATTAG
- the pgeF gene encoding peptidoglycan editing factor PgeF, with protein sequence MYIDFDDVNKYDFAKVVFTTKELDMSVYDDRKKICEDLNFNFENLTYNKQVHGNNVVIVDKNNIGNIQEADGIITNISDVPIMVFVADCVSIAFIDVENKVVGCVHAGWRGTYKEISSVIINKMKTTYKSKVENIKCIIGPAIGSCCYEVSYDLVEKFNTKFTNLNESLYIIKDEKYYLDLFKINEFILMKNGIKAENIFNPNLCTYCDENTFHSYRRENTTSKRMAMVMQIL encoded by the coding sequence ATGTATATAGATTTCGATGATGTGAATAAATATGATTTTGCTAAAGTTGTTTTTACAACTAAGGAACTGGATATGTCTGTTTATGATGATAGAAAAAAAATATGCGAAGATTTAAATTTCAATTTTGAGAATTTAACATATAATAAACAAGTTCATGGAAATAATGTAGTAATAGTTGATAAAAATAATATAGGAAATATACAGGAAGCAGATGGAATAATAACTAATATATCTGATGTTCCTATAATGGTATTTGTAGCTGATTGCGTATCTATAGCTTTTATAGATGTTGAAAATAAGGTTGTAGGATGTGTTCATGCAGGATGGAGAGGAACTTATAAGGAGATATCTTCGGTTATTATAAATAAAATGAAGACTACATATAAATCAAAGGTTGAAAATATAAAGTGTATAATAGGACCTGCTATAGGTAGCTGTTGCTATGAGGTTTCATATGATTTGGTAGAAAAATTTAACACTAAGTTTACAAACTTAAATGAAAGTTTATATATAATAAAAGATGAAAAATATTATTTGGATCTTTTTAAGATTAATGAATTTATACTTATGAAAAACGGTATAAAGGCAGAAAATATATTTAATCCAAATTTGTGCACTTATTGTGATGAAAATACATTTCATTCTTATAGAAGAGAAAATACAACTTCAAAGAGAATGGCTATGGTAATGCAGATACTCTAA
- the nrdR gene encoding transcriptional regulator NrdR, with protein sequence MKCPYCSFLQSRVIDSRPTDEGTSIRRRRECESCKKRFTTYEKIEYVRLVVIKKDGNRESFDRSKIINGIIKACEKRPVSIEQIENIVDQIEYNINKNMFKEIETKKIGELVMEKLKNIDEVSYVRFASVYRHFKDINTFVQELEKILSEKR encoded by the coding sequence ATGAAATGTCCATACTGTAGCTTTTTGCAGTCTAGAGTAATAGATTCTAGACCAACTGACGAGGGGACTTCTATAAGAAGAAGAAGAGAGTGTGAGAGTTGTAAAAAAAGATTTACAACTTATGAAAAAATAGAATATGTAAGACTTGTAGTTATAAAAAAAGATGGGAATAGAGAGAGTTTTGATAGAAGTAAAATAATAAATGGAATAATAAAGGCCTGTGAAAAGAGACCAGTTTCAATTGAGCAAATTGAAAATATAGTAGATCAAATAGAATATAATATAAATAAAAATATGTTCAAAGAAATAGAAACCAAGAAAATCGGTGAATTAGTTATGGAAAAACTCAAGAATATAGATGAGGTATCTTATGTTAGATTTGCATCTGTATACAGGCATTTTAAGGATATAAATACATTTGTTCAGGAATTAGAAAAAATACTAAGTGAGAAAAGGTGA
- a CDS encoding YlmC/YmxH family sporulation protein — protein MFKISDMMEKEVVNVNNGKKLGFINDIEFDMGEGRIKSLIIVNEGSKSYLLSRGEACAVSWNNIIKIGHDMILVKIDQQVDFNDIDI, from the coding sequence ATGTTTAAAATTTCAGATATGATGGAGAAAGAGGTTGTCAATGTAAATAATGGTAAAAAATTGGGTTTTATAAATGATATAGAATTTGATATGGGAGAAGGCAGAATAAAATCTTTGATAATTGTTAACGAAGGTTCAAAAAGTTATTTATTATCTAGAGGAGAAGCTTGTGCTGTATCGTGGAATAATATAATTAAAATAGGACATGATATGATATTAGTAAAAATAGATCAACAAGTTGATTTTAATGACATAGACATATAA
- the sigG gene encoding RNA polymerase sporulation sigma factor SigG, with the protein MQINKVEICGVNTSELPVLKNKEMRELLVKIKNGDEECRQQFVNGNLRLVLSVIKKFNNRGENIDDLFQIGCIGLIKAIDNFDLSQNVRFSTYAVPMIIGEIRRYLRDNNPIRVSRSLKDIAYKALQVRERLTIENLKEPNVTQIAKELNMNREDVVLALDAIQDPISLFDPIYQDNGDAIYVMDQVQDKKGRDEVWIEEIALKEAVKKLNSREKLVLDLRFYKGKTQIEVADEIGISQAQVSRIEKNALKNMRKHI; encoded by the coding sequence ATGCAAATAAATAAAGTAGAAATATGTGGAGTTAATACATCTGAATTACCAGTATTAAAAAACAAAGAAATGAGAGAACTCTTGGTTAAAATAAAGAATGGAGATGAAGAGTGTAGACAACAATTTGTAAATGGGAATTTAAGACTTGTTTTAAGTGTTATAAAAAAATTTAACAATAGAGGAGAAAATATAGACGATCTATTTCAAATAGGATGTATAGGCCTTATTAAAGCTATAGACAATTTTGATTTAAGTCAAAATGTAAGATTTTCAACTTATGCGGTACCTATGATAATTGGAGAAATAAGAAGATACTTAAGAGATAACAATCCAATAAGAGTTAGTAGATCTTTAAAGGATATAGCGTATAAAGCTTTACAAGTAAGAGAGAGATTAACTATAGAAAATTTAAAAGAACCTAATGTTACTCAAATAGCCAAAGAGTTAAATATGAATAGAGAAGATGTAGTGTTGGCATTAGATGCAATACAAGATCCTATATCTTTGTTTGATCCTATATATCAAGATAATGGAGACGCTATATATGTTATGGATCAAGTTCAAGATAAAAAAGGAAGAGATGAGGTTTGGATAGAGGAGATAGCTTTAAAAGAAGCTGTGAAAAAATTAAATAGCAGAGAAAAGTTAGTTCTTGATTTGAGATTTTATAAAGGTAAAACTCAGATTGAAGTTGCTGATGAAATAGGAATATCTCAGGCGCAAGTTTCGAGAATAGAAAAAAATGCTTTGAAAAACATGAGAAAACACATATGA
- the sigE gene encoding RNA polymerase sporulation sigma factor SigE: MVKLFYKLKNKIIYLVNKLLIKCNLVRKNEIYYLGGNDILPPPLKAEEEAEVLKKLESDESVKSILIERNLRLVVYISRKFENTGLDIEDLISIGTIGLIKAVNTFKLDKNIKLATYASRCIENEILMYLRKNSKKKIEISFDEPLNIDLDGNELLLSDVMGTDNDEIYKLIEEEIDRELLQIALDKLSIREKQIMELRFGLQSGDEKTQKEVASMLGISQSYISRLEKKIIFRLTKEMKKFV; encoded by the coding sequence ATGGTTAAGTTATTTTATAAGTTGAAGAACAAAATTATATATTTAGTCAATAAATTATTGATTAAATGTAATTTGGTTAGAAAAAATGAGATATATTATTTAGGTGGTAATGATATACTTCCTCCACCTTTAAAAGCTGAAGAAGAAGCTGAGGTTTTAAAGAAACTTGAAAGTGATGAAAGTGTTAAAAGTATATTGATAGAGAGAAATTTAAGACTTGTAGTGTACATATCTAGAAAATTTGAAAATACAGGCCTTGATATAGAAGATTTAATATCAATAGGTACGATTGGTCTTATAAAAGCTGTTAATACATTTAAATTGGATAAAAATATTAAGCTTGCTACATATGCATCAAGATGTATAGAAAATGAAATATTAATGTACCTTAGAAAAAACAGTAAGAAAAAAATAGAAATATCGTTTGACGAACCTTTAAATATAGATTTGGATGGAAATGAACTTTTACTTTCTGATGTTATGGGAACTGACAATGATGAAATATATAAATTAATAGAAGAGGAGATAGATAGAGAACTACTCCAAATAGCACTGGATAAACTTTCTATAAGAGAAAAACAGATAATGGAACTTAGATTTGGATTGCAAAGTGGAGATGAAAAAACTCAAAAAGAAGTAGCTAGTATGCTTGGAATATCTCAATCATATATATCTAGACTAGAGAAAAAAATCATATTTAGATTGACGAAAGAAATGAAAAAATTTGTTTAG
- a CDS encoding sigma-E processing peptidase SpoIIGA → MIVYAEYYFLHNLLANYMILKTTSRIVNNNFSKYRAFTGGFIGALYCMVYFIPSLMFLYNILMKIIFALFIVFISFEYKGIKEYLKILMTFYIVNIFLAGSIFYIVYCTGIGYSKVSLVLIYAIYFIVSSGFFNNFHKIIKMLNVFKDLKNDITVKIEDRKVVFNTLMDTGNLLKDPVSQDPVMIVDVKKLEDVLPQELVYIDYSVMNFKKVDYLMSKLSKTISSRFRVIPYKVVGNEDGLLIGIKADYIEIQGHKKGNIILGLSNLNSDDMNEYDAIINPNFI, encoded by the coding sequence ATGATAGTTTATGCGGAATATTACTTTTTACATAATCTATTAGCAAATTACATGATATTAAAAACAACCTCGAGGATAGTAAATAATAATTTTTCAAAATATAGAGCTTTTACAGGTGGGTTTATAGGAGCTTTATATTGTATGGTTTATTTTATTCCAAGTTTGATGTTTTTATACAATATTTTGATGAAAATTATTTTTGCTTTATTTATAGTATTTATAAGCTTTGAGTATAAAGGCATTAAAGAATATCTCAAAATATTGATGACATTTTATATTGTGAACATATTTTTAGCAGGTAGCATATTTTACATAGTTTATTGCACTGGTATAGGGTACAGTAAAGTATCGTTAGTTTTAATTTATGCTATTTATTTTATAGTTAGTAGTGGTTTTTTTAATAATTTTCACAAGATAATAAAGATGCTTAATGTGTTTAAAGATTTAAAAAATGATATAACTGTTAAAATTGAAGACAGGAAAGTTGTATTTAATACTTTAATGGATACCGGTAATCTATTAAAGGATCCTGTAAGTCAAGATCCTGTAATGATAGTAGATGTCAAAAAGTTAGAAGATGTTTTACCTCAAGAACTGGTATATATTGACTATTCAGTTATGAACTTTAAAAAAGTAGATTATTTAATGAGTAAGTTAAGCAAGACTATTTCGAGTAGATTTAGAGTAATACCTTATAAGGTAGTTGGGAATGAAGATGGGTTGTTGATAGGAATAAAAGCAGATTACATAGAAATACAGGGGCACAAAAAGGGGAATATAATATTGGGTTTATCAAATCTCAATTCGGATGATATGAATGAATACGATGCAATAATAAATCCTAATTTTATATAA
- the ftsZ gene encoding cell division protein FtsZ, giving the protein MLQFDVGMDQFAQIKVIGVGGGGNNAVNRMIEANLQGVEFVAINTDKQALFTSKAEQKIQIGEKLTRGLGAGANPEIGQKAAEESKEDITQALQGADMVFVTAGMGGGTGTGAAPVVAKVAKELGILTVGVVTKPFTFEGKRRMIHAEQGIKEFKSNVDTLITIPNDRLLQIVEKKTSMLDAFKKADDVLQQGVQGISDLIAVPGLVNLDFADVQTIMREQGLAHMGIGNAKGENRAIEAAKQAIQSPLLETSIRGAKGVLLNITGGDDLGLFEINEAASLVQEACDEEANIIFGAVINEDLGDELRITVIATGFEEGQDTTLNIVDKKEKKEEVKEIKQEKVNTSVDPDLDIPTFLRRR; this is encoded by the coding sequence ATGCTACAATTTGATGTTGGTATGGATCAGTTTGCACAGATTAAAGTAATAGGAGTAGGCGGCGGAGGAAACAATGCTGTTAATAGAATGATAGAGGCTAATTTACAAGGTGTAGAGTTTGTAGCTATAAATACAGACAAACAAGCACTTTTTACTTCAAAAGCTGAGCAAAAGATACAAATAGGAGAAAAATTAACAAGAGGTCTGGGTGCTGGAGCAAATCCTGAAATAGGACAAAAAGCAGCAGAAGAAAGTAAGGAAGATATCACACAAGCTCTTCAAGGTGCGGATATGGTATTTGTAACTGCCGGAATGGGTGGTGGAACAGGAACGGGAGCAGCTCCTGTAGTTGCAAAGGTTGCTAAGGAATTAGGAATACTTACAGTAGGTGTTGTTACAAAACCTTTTACTTTTGAAGGTAAAAGAAGAATGATTCATGCTGAGCAAGGTATAAAAGAATTTAAATCTAATGTAGATACATTAATAACTATACCTAATGATAGATTATTACAGATAGTAGAAAAGAAAACATCTATGCTTGATGCTTTCAAAAAAGCTGATGATGTATTACAACAAGGGGTTCAAGGTATATCTGACTTAATAGCTGTACCAGGTCTTGTTAACTTAGACTTTGCAGATGTCCAAACTATAATGAGAGAGCAAGGATTAGCTCATATGGGTATAGGTAATGCTAAGGGAGAAAATAGAGCTATTGAAGCTGCAAAACAAGCTATTCAAAGTCCATTACTAGAGACTTCTATAAGAGGAGCAAAAGGTGTTCTTCTAAATATAACTGGAGGCGACGATTTAGGATTATTCGAAATCAACGAAGCTGCAAGCTTAGTTCAAGAAGCATGTGACGAAGAAGCTAACATTATATTTGGAGCTGTTATAAATGAAGATCTAGGTGATGAACTTAGAATAACAGTTATAGCAACAGGATTTGAAGAAGGACAAGATACTACTTTAAATATAGTAGATAAAAAAGAGAAAAAAGAAGAAGTAAAAGAGATTAAACAAGAAAAAGTAAATACTAGTGTAGATCCTGATTTGGACATACCTACATTTTTAAGAAGAAGATAA
- a CDS encoding small basic family protein: protein MILSLIGLALGIIIGYYIPVTYPDSYSLYISVGLLAAMDSVFGAIRATLEGKYNGIIFVTGFFGNAILAGILAYIGDRLGFPLYYASIFVFGGRLFQNFAIIRRHAFDKLINKKRGN from the coding sequence TTGATTTTATCTTTGATAGGACTTGCACTAGGAATAATTATTGGATATTATATACCTGTGACTTATCCTGATAGCTATTCTTTGTACATATCAGTAGGATTATTAGCGGCAATGGACTCTGTATTTGGAGCTATAAGAGCAACTCTTGAAGGTAAATACAATGGAATTATATTTGTAACTGGATTTTTTGGAAATGCAATTTTGGCTGGAATATTAGCTTATATAGGAGATAGATTAGGATTTCCTCTGTATTATGCAAGTATATTTGTTTTTGGAGGAAGATTATTTCAAAACTTTGCTATTATCAGAAGGCATGCTTTTGACAAATTGATTAATAAAAAAAGAGGAAATTAA
- a CDS encoding DUF881 domain-containing protein gives MGIIKIKRKSMIIVNFIIGIIIAINIKNLSGNQTFVTLKTIKEVENQIEIERVEVENLNKLILDKKSNIAKYELEIEDTGSIKNIIEKELDDVKLIAGFEDVVGEGVVVKISDSKREMEDWEFIRDFIIHDNDVIPVINDLKMAGAEAISINGERLTTFSEIKCAGPTITVNGNTYGQPFVIKAIGNKKFLKSAMEAPDSQINLKKYLYDIGFEVEEKDEIIIRKYNGQFKFEYIKEGD, from the coding sequence ATGGGTATTATAAAGATAAAACGAAAATCTATGATAATTGTAAACTTCATAATAGGCATAATAATAGCTATAAACATTAAAAATCTAAGTGGTAATCAAACTTTTGTTACATTGAAAACAATAAAAGAGGTTGAAAATCAAATAGAGATAGAAAGAGTTGAGGTTGAAAATTTAAATAAATTAATACTTGATAAAAAGTCTAATATAGCAAAGTATGAACTTGAAATTGAGGATACAGGTTCTATAAAAAATATAATAGAAAAAGAATTAGATGATGTTAAGTTGATAGCTGGATTTGAAGATGTAGTTGGAGAAGGTGTAGTAGTTAAAATAAGTGACAGTAAAAGAGAAATGGAAGACTGGGAATTTATAAGAGATTTCATAATACATGATAATGATGTAATACCTGTTATAAATGATCTTAAAATGGCTGGAGCAGAAGCTATATCTATAAATGGAGAAAGACTTACTACATTTTCTGAAATAAAGTGTGCAGGTCCTACTATAACAGTTAATGGAAATACATATGGGCAGCCATTTGTTATAAAGGCGATAGGAAATAAGAAATTTTTGAAATCTGCGATGGAAGCTCCGGATTCTCAAATAAATTTAAAAAAATATCTTTATGACATTGGATTTGAGGTAGAAGAAAAAGATGAAATAATAATACGTAAATATAATGGTCAATTTAAATTTGAATATATAAAAGAAGGTGATTAA
- a CDS encoding DUF881 domain-containing protein → MKKNSLSLLILSFLLGMLIIIEFKTVDKTTGGVVSSQKANQLSIELKSLTDRKKALEKEVQAFDERIQEYKDSEAEKNVLVKNLKEDTKKYETLAGYYDVKGPGVIITMKKAQGETDETKLLYNYDQILTIINKLNAAGAEAISINGERYVSSTEMHLSGDKVMVNGNPIMTPFEIKCIGNSDILESALNMRFGTIYHLRKDWNLDVDVKKEDNIEISRYNKTIEFKYAKPVEANVKVK, encoded by the coding sequence TTGAAGAAAAATAGTTTGTCATTGTTAATATTGAGTTTTTTATTAGGGATGCTAATTATAATTGAATTTAAAACTGTAGATAAGACTACCGGTGGTGTAGTATCCTCACAAAAAGCAAATCAGTTATCAATTGAACTGAAAAGTTTGACAGATAGAAAAAAAGCATTGGAAAAAGAGGTACAAGCATTTGATGAGAGAATACAGGAATATAAGGATTCTGAAGCTGAAAAAAATGTTCTTGTAAAAAACTTGAAAGAAGATACTAAAAAATATGAGACTTTGGCTGGATATTATGATGTTAAAGGCCCTGGTGTTATAATAACTATGAAAAAAGCACAGGGAGAAACTGATGAAACAAAATTGCTTTACAATTACGATCAGATACTTACTATAATAAACAAGCTCAATGCAGCTGGTGCAGAAGCTATATCTATAAATGGAGAAAGATATGTATCAAGCACAGAAATGCATTTGTCTGGAGACAAGGTAATGGTAAATGGAAACCCTATAATGACTCCATTTGAAATTAAATGCATAGGGAATTCTGATATATTAGAATCAGCTTTGAATATGAGGTTTGGTACAATTTATCATCTTAGGAAAGACTGGAACTTAGATGTTGATGTGAAAAAGGAAGATAATATAGAAATATCTAGATATAATAAGACTATAGAGTTTAAATATGCTAAGCCTGTAGAAGCTAATGTGAAGGTGAAATGA